The genomic region GCGCTGGCGAAGGGGCTGCGCGCGACCGGCTTCGTGTTCGTCGGCCCGACCACCGCGTACGCGCTCATGCAGGCCTGCGGTCTGGTCGACGATCATCTGGCGGCCTGCTGGGTTCCCCAGATGTCCGCGTAGCCGCGTCCCGGGGCGGGGACGCCGGGGTCGGATCAGGCGGGGAAGCCGGCGAGGACGTCGGCGGAGGCGGACAGCCCGAGGCGGGTTGCACCGGCCTCGAGCATGTCCTTCGCCTTCTCCGCGGTCCGGATGCCGCCGGAGGCCTTGATTCCGAGCCGTCCCCCCACCGCCTCGGCCATCGCCCGCACCGCTCGCACGCTGGCCCCCCCGGCAGGGTGGAATCCGGTGGACGTCTTGACGAACTCGGCGCCGCCGGCCTCCGCCGCCCGGCAGGCTGCGATGATGTTCGCGTCGGGCAGCAGGGCGGTCTCCAGGATCACCTTGAGGATCACATGCGGCGGCACCGACAGGCGGACCTCGGAGATCTCGGTCTCGATCGCCCGCCAGTTCTCGTCCAGCGCGTTGGCGATGTCGATGACCATGTCGATCTCCGTCGCGCCGTCCGCGACGGCCCGGCGGGCCTCCTCGGCCTTGATGACGGTGAGATGCGTGCCGTGCGGAAAGCCGATCACCGAGGCGACGGCGAAGGCGGGCTCGGCCTCGTGGCTGCTGCGGTACGTGCTCGCCGCGGCGAGGTAGACGTGGGTCGGGGCCACGCAGACCGCGCCGACGCCCAGCCTGGCGGCCTCGGCACACAGCGCGAGCACCTCCTCGTCGGTCGCGGCCGGGGCCAGCAGGGTGTGGTCGATCAGCCGGGCGACCTCGGCCCGCCGCAAGGTGGGCCGGGCGCCCTCGGCCGTGGTGGGGGCGCCGCCCGCCGCTTCCTCGGCGGGACGGTCGGGTCCGGCGGGGTCGGTTGTCATACGTTGCATCATTGCCGATCCCGTCCCGCGCTCGAGGAGTCAGTCCGTGCATCTGCACGTCGTGGACCATCCCCTGGCGGCCTCGTCGCTCACCGTGCTCCGCGACGAGCGCACGCCGCGCTCCCGTTTCCGGCCGACCCTGCACGACCTGGCGACGATGCTGGTCTACGAGGCGACCCGGGCGCTGCCGACCATGCCCGTGACGGTGACGACGCCGCTGGCGACGACGGCCGGGGTGCGACCGGCCGCCGAGGCGGTCGTCGCCCCGGTGCTGCGCGCCGGCCTCGGCATGCTGCCGGCGGCGCTCGGCCTGCTGCCGGACGCCCACACCGCCTTCATCGGCCTGGCCCGGGACGAGACCACGCACCGACCCACCGTCTACCTGGAGGCCGTGCCCGCCGATCTGACCGGCCGGCCCGTGCTGCTGCTCGACCCGATGCTCGCCACCGGTGGTTCGGCGTTGCACTGCCTGCGGTTGCTGCTCGACCGCGGGGCGCGGGGCATCACGGTCGTCGCGGTCGTCGCCGCGCCGGAGGGGCTGGCGGCGCTGGAGTCCGGCCTGCCGGTCGCGGCGGCGGCGGAGCTGACTGTGGTGGCCGCAGCCGTCGACGAGCGGTTGAACG from Frankia alni ACN14a harbors:
- the deoC gene encoding deoxyribose-phosphate aldolase, which gives rise to MQRMTTDPAGPDRPAEEAAGGAPTTAEGARPTLRRAEVARLIDHTLLAPAATDEEVLALCAEAARLGVGAVCVAPTHVYLAAASTYRSSHEAEPAFAVASVIGFPHGTHLTVIKAEEARRAVADGATEIDMVIDIANALDENWRAIETEISEVRLSVPPHVILKVILETALLPDANIIAACRAAEAGGAEFVKTSTGFHPAGGASVRAVRAMAEAVGGRLGIKASGGIRTAEKAKDMLEAGATRLGLSASADVLAGFPA
- the upp gene encoding uracil phosphoribosyltransferase, with the protein product MHLHVVDHPLAASSLTVLRDERTPRSRFRPTLHDLATMLVYEATRALPTMPVTVTTPLATTAGVRPAAEAVVAPVLRAGLGMLPAALGLLPDAHTAFIGLARDETTHRPTVYLEAVPADLTGRPVLLLDPMLATGGSALHCLRLLLDRGARGITVVAVVAAPEGLAALESGLPVAAAAELTVVAAAVDERLNDTAYIVPGLGDAGDRIYGEM